Proteins found in one Taeniopygia guttata chromosome 27, bTaeGut7.mat, whole genome shotgun sequence genomic segment:
- the MAP3K14 gene encoding mitogen-activated protein kinase kinase kinase 14 isoform X1, whose product MAVMGIVCQGAPDPAVKHKKELTATEGLKETVSEKQSSVCKVEDSKKVIFHSQWKILNDVITRGTAKEETEGGCASISIIAQAECENSQEFSPTLSERSFIAHSKRYSSRSDSLDHIPNNVAHATEGRMAPTWRGRHRGRAKKKRHKKRSKLKGQPVAAGRRSPRTPEQESCTPIPVQEDESHQSTLYRNSFWVPEFNKDLGYDPLSFEKPAHAPLSMGKLHSPRSQYKTELHKLISPIQCLNHVWRQRDTVPQPETLHPFPYNILPPHFPHVDSPLHAMKQNALDTYFHGDLNYQDSHLSGLNLEYNFTKCINQSMQTSSDKLSVEEYLVDALKGSVSFGEPQNLASLAKTWRGGGLELKEQFHEASENEGVLLNEKLKPVDYEYREEVHWTKCHGSLGIGSFGEVYKIEDKQTGFQCAAKKVQVEHFRAEELTTCAAVTSPSVVPLYGAVKEGPWVTIFMKLMEGGSLGQLIKQSGCLPEDRSLSYLGQVLEGLEYLHAQNILHGDVKAENVLLSDDGSRALLCDFGHSAHLHPDGLGKCLVTGNYVPGTETHMAPEVVMGKRCDSKVDVWSSCCMMLHMLNGCHPWTQYYNHPLCLKIAKEPPPLREIPPSCNPLTAEIIKLGLEKEPLQRASASELKTKTSVALEEVGGVRSPWKGEYREPRHLSLNKENSAQTSLSPTVSPVSETGSDPKLSVKVSCASPVLPPPSLEQTEEVEGPHWNEGKDLPETCDPPPLSSTPLPLKSCSHMERATTISEQELQQLEIELFLNSLSQPYSLEEQEQMLSCLSIDSPFVSDASEKNSMKASHSLRDTMSSGIHSWSSQADGQSCSWNNLLSRSRHTDTPSYFNGVKIQIQLLSGENLHIRDFHRTKVGDIATGISSQIPVPAFSLVTKEGQPVHYNMEVPDSGIELQCTLAPDCSVSWAWRVKHGQLENRP is encoded by the exons ATGGCCGTGATGGGAATTGTATGCCAAGGAGCTCCTGATCCAGCCGTCAAGCACAAAAAGGAGCTCACAGCTACTGAGGGGCTGAAGGAGACAGTGagtgaaaagcagagcagtgtTTGCAAAGTAGAAGATTCAAAGAAGGTCATCTTTCACAGTCAGTGGAAAATCCTGAATGATGTAATCACCAGAGGAACagcaaaagaagaaacagaaggagGCTGTGCATCAATTTCTATTATTGCCCAAGCAGAAT GTGAAAACAGTCAGGAGTTCAGCCCCACTTTATCAGAGAGATCCTTTATTGCCCACAGTAAACGTTACAG CAGCCGCTCAGACAGTCTCGATCACATCCCCAACAATGTGGCCCATGCCACGGAGGGGAGGATGGCACCCACCTGGAGAGGGAGGCACCGGGGCAGGGCCAAGAAGAAACGGCACAAGAAAAGATCCAAGCTGAAAGGACAGCCTGTGGCTGCTGGCAGAAGAAGTCCAAGAACTCCAGAACAGGAGAGCTGCACCCCAATTCCTGTTCAG gAGGATGAATCCCACCAAAGCACTCTTTACAGAAACAGTTTTTGGGTTCCTGAATTTAACAAGGATTTGGGCTATGATCCACTGTCTTTTGAGAAGCCTGCCCATGCCCCCTTGTCCATGGGCAAACTCCATTCCCCAAGGAGCCAGTACAAAACTGAACTGCACAAGCTGATCAGCCCTATTCAGTGCCTTAATCATGTTTGGAGACAGAGGGACACTGTTCCCCAGCCTGAGACTCTCCATCCTTTTCCCTACAACATCcttcccccccatttcccacaTGTGGACAGTCCTCTCCATGCCATGAAGCAGAATGCTCTGGACACATACTTCCATGGTGACCTCAACTATCAAGACAGTCACTTATCTGGCCTAAACTTAGAATATAATTTCACCAAATGCATCAACCAGTCCATGCAAACCAGTTCAGACAAGCTTTCTGTGGAAGAATATTTGGTAGATGCCTTGAAGGGGAGCGTGAGTTTTGGTGAACCACAAAATTTAGCCAGCCTGGCCAAGACGTGGAGAGGAGGTGGGCTGGAGCTGAAGGAACAATTCCATGAAGCAAGTGAAAATGAAGGCGTGCTGCTGAACGAG AAGCTGAAGCCAGTGGATTATGAGTACCGAGAAGAGGTTCACTGGACCAAGTGCCATGGTTCCTTGGGCATTGGCTCTTTTGGGGAAGTGTACAAGATAGAGGACAAGCAGACAGGATTTCAGTGTGCTGCCAAGAAG GTGCAGGTGGAACACTTCCGTGCCGAGGAGCTGACGACGTGCGCGGCCGTGACGAGCCCCAGCGTGGTGCCCCTCTACGGCGCCGTCAAGGAGGGTCCCTGGGTCACCATCTTCATGAAGCTGATGGAGG GTGGCTCATTAGGGCAGCTCATTAAACAGAGTGGCTGCCTGCCAGAGGACAGATCCCTCAGCTACCTGGGCCAGGTGTTAGAAGGTCTGGAGTATCTTCATGCTCAAAACATTCTACATGGAGATGTCAAAG CGGAGAACGTGCTGCTGTCGGACGATGGGAGCAGGGCCCTCCTGTGTGACTTTGGCCACTCTGCTCACCTGCACCCAGACGGGCTGGGAAAGTGCCTGGTCACAG GGAACTACGTGCCTGGCACAGAGACCCACATGGCCCCGGAGGTGGTGATGGGGAAGCGCTGTGACTCCAAGGTGGACGTGTGGAGCAGCTGCTGTATGATGCTGCACATGCTCAACGGCTGCCACCCCTGGACCCAGTACTACAACCACCCTCTCTGCCTGAAG ATCGCTAAAGAGCCGCCTCCTCTGAGGGAAATTCCACCTTCCTGCAACCCTCTCACTGCTGAGATTATTAAActggggctggagaaggagcCTCTGCAGAGGGCATCTGCATCAGAACTCAAAACTAAGACCAGTGTGGCACTTGAGGAAG tgggAGGTGTGAGAAGCCCCTGGAAAGGTGAATACAGAGAGCCCAGACATTTATCTTTGAACAAAGAAAACAGTGCACAGACGTCCCTGTCCCCCACAGTGAGCCCAGTTTCTGAGACTGGTTCTGACCCCAAACTGTCAGTCAAAGTTTCCTGTGCCAGCCCAGTCCTACCACCTCCATCCCTGGAGCAAACAGAGGAGGTTGAGGGACCCCACTGGAATGAGGGCAAGGATTTACCTGAGACCTGTGATCCCCCACCTCTCTCCTCAACTCCTCTGCCCCTGAAGAGCTGCAGCCACATGGAAAGAGCCACAACCATTTCAGAGCAAGAACTTCAGCAGCTGGAAATTG AACTGTTTCTGAacagcctttcccagccttACTCTCTGGAAGAGCAAGAGCAAATGCTTTCATGCCTCAGCATTGACAGCCCCTTTGTGTCAGATGCCAGTGAGAAG AACTCCATGAAGGCTTCTCACAGCCTGAGGGACACCATGAGCTCTGGGATCCATtcctggagcagccaggcagacgggcagagctgcagctggaacaaCCTGCTGAGCCGCAGCCGGCACACGGACACCCCCAGCTACTTCAACG GAGTGAAAATCCAGATCCAGTTGCTAAGTGGAGAAAATTTGCACATCAGGGATTTCCACAGGACAAAGGTGGGAGACATTGCCACGGGGATAAGCAGCCAG ATCCCCGTGCCTGCCTTCAGCCTGGTGACCAAGGAGGGGCAGCCTGTGCACTACAACATGGAGGTGCCCGACTCTGGCATCGAGCTGCAGTGCACCCTGGCCCCCGACTGCAGCGTCAGCTGGGCCTGGCGCGTCAAGCACGGCCAGCTGGAGAACAGgccctga
- the MAP3K14 gene encoding mitogen-activated protein kinase kinase kinase 14 isoform X2, producing MAVMGIVCQGAPDPAVKHKKELTATEGLKETVSEKQSSVCKVEDSKKVIFHSQWKILNDVITRGTAKEETEGGCASISIIAQAECENSQEFSPTLSERSFIAHSKRYSRSDSLDHIPNNVAHATEGRMAPTWRGRHRGRAKKKRHKKRSKLKGQPVAAGRRSPRTPEQESCTPIPVQEDESHQSTLYRNSFWVPEFNKDLGYDPLSFEKPAHAPLSMGKLHSPRSQYKTELHKLISPIQCLNHVWRQRDTVPQPETLHPFPYNILPPHFPHVDSPLHAMKQNALDTYFHGDLNYQDSHLSGLNLEYNFTKCINQSMQTSSDKLSVEEYLVDALKGSVSFGEPQNLASLAKTWRGGGLELKEQFHEASENEGVLLNEKLKPVDYEYREEVHWTKCHGSLGIGSFGEVYKIEDKQTGFQCAAKKVQVEHFRAEELTTCAAVTSPSVVPLYGAVKEGPWVTIFMKLMEGGSLGQLIKQSGCLPEDRSLSYLGQVLEGLEYLHAQNILHGDVKAENVLLSDDGSRALLCDFGHSAHLHPDGLGKCLVTGNYVPGTETHMAPEVVMGKRCDSKVDVWSSCCMMLHMLNGCHPWTQYYNHPLCLKIAKEPPPLREIPPSCNPLTAEIIKLGLEKEPLQRASASELKTKTSVALEEVGGVRSPWKGEYREPRHLSLNKENSAQTSLSPTVSPVSETGSDPKLSVKVSCASPVLPPPSLEQTEEVEGPHWNEGKDLPETCDPPPLSSTPLPLKSCSHMERATTISEQELQQLEIELFLNSLSQPYSLEEQEQMLSCLSIDSPFVSDASEKNSMKASHSLRDTMSSGIHSWSSQADGQSCSWNNLLSRSRHTDTPSYFNGVKIQIQLLSGENLHIRDFHRTKVGDIATGISSQIPVPAFSLVTKEGQPVHYNMEVPDSGIELQCTLAPDCSVSWAWRVKHGQLENRP from the exons ATGGCCGTGATGGGAATTGTATGCCAAGGAGCTCCTGATCCAGCCGTCAAGCACAAAAAGGAGCTCACAGCTACTGAGGGGCTGAAGGAGACAGTGagtgaaaagcagagcagtgtTTGCAAAGTAGAAGATTCAAAGAAGGTCATCTTTCACAGTCAGTGGAAAATCCTGAATGATGTAATCACCAGAGGAACagcaaaagaagaaacagaaggagGCTGTGCATCAATTTCTATTATTGCCCAAGCAGAAT GTGAAAACAGTCAGGAGTTCAGCCCCACTTTATCAGAGAGATCCTTTATTGCCCACAGTAAACGTTACAG CCGCTCAGACAGTCTCGATCACATCCCCAACAATGTGGCCCATGCCACGGAGGGGAGGATGGCACCCACCTGGAGAGGGAGGCACCGGGGCAGGGCCAAGAAGAAACGGCACAAGAAAAGATCCAAGCTGAAAGGACAGCCTGTGGCTGCTGGCAGAAGAAGTCCAAGAACTCCAGAACAGGAGAGCTGCACCCCAATTCCTGTTCAG gAGGATGAATCCCACCAAAGCACTCTTTACAGAAACAGTTTTTGGGTTCCTGAATTTAACAAGGATTTGGGCTATGATCCACTGTCTTTTGAGAAGCCTGCCCATGCCCCCTTGTCCATGGGCAAACTCCATTCCCCAAGGAGCCAGTACAAAACTGAACTGCACAAGCTGATCAGCCCTATTCAGTGCCTTAATCATGTTTGGAGACAGAGGGACACTGTTCCCCAGCCTGAGACTCTCCATCCTTTTCCCTACAACATCcttcccccccatttcccacaTGTGGACAGTCCTCTCCATGCCATGAAGCAGAATGCTCTGGACACATACTTCCATGGTGACCTCAACTATCAAGACAGTCACTTATCTGGCCTAAACTTAGAATATAATTTCACCAAATGCATCAACCAGTCCATGCAAACCAGTTCAGACAAGCTTTCTGTGGAAGAATATTTGGTAGATGCCTTGAAGGGGAGCGTGAGTTTTGGTGAACCACAAAATTTAGCCAGCCTGGCCAAGACGTGGAGAGGAGGTGGGCTGGAGCTGAAGGAACAATTCCATGAAGCAAGTGAAAATGAAGGCGTGCTGCTGAACGAG AAGCTGAAGCCAGTGGATTATGAGTACCGAGAAGAGGTTCACTGGACCAAGTGCCATGGTTCCTTGGGCATTGGCTCTTTTGGGGAAGTGTACAAGATAGAGGACAAGCAGACAGGATTTCAGTGTGCTGCCAAGAAG GTGCAGGTGGAACACTTCCGTGCCGAGGAGCTGACGACGTGCGCGGCCGTGACGAGCCCCAGCGTGGTGCCCCTCTACGGCGCCGTCAAGGAGGGTCCCTGGGTCACCATCTTCATGAAGCTGATGGAGG GTGGCTCATTAGGGCAGCTCATTAAACAGAGTGGCTGCCTGCCAGAGGACAGATCCCTCAGCTACCTGGGCCAGGTGTTAGAAGGTCTGGAGTATCTTCATGCTCAAAACATTCTACATGGAGATGTCAAAG CGGAGAACGTGCTGCTGTCGGACGATGGGAGCAGGGCCCTCCTGTGTGACTTTGGCCACTCTGCTCACCTGCACCCAGACGGGCTGGGAAAGTGCCTGGTCACAG GGAACTACGTGCCTGGCACAGAGACCCACATGGCCCCGGAGGTGGTGATGGGGAAGCGCTGTGACTCCAAGGTGGACGTGTGGAGCAGCTGCTGTATGATGCTGCACATGCTCAACGGCTGCCACCCCTGGACCCAGTACTACAACCACCCTCTCTGCCTGAAG ATCGCTAAAGAGCCGCCTCCTCTGAGGGAAATTCCACCTTCCTGCAACCCTCTCACTGCTGAGATTATTAAActggggctggagaaggagcCTCTGCAGAGGGCATCTGCATCAGAACTCAAAACTAAGACCAGTGTGGCACTTGAGGAAG tgggAGGTGTGAGAAGCCCCTGGAAAGGTGAATACAGAGAGCCCAGACATTTATCTTTGAACAAAGAAAACAGTGCACAGACGTCCCTGTCCCCCACAGTGAGCCCAGTTTCTGAGACTGGTTCTGACCCCAAACTGTCAGTCAAAGTTTCCTGTGCCAGCCCAGTCCTACCACCTCCATCCCTGGAGCAAACAGAGGAGGTTGAGGGACCCCACTGGAATGAGGGCAAGGATTTACCTGAGACCTGTGATCCCCCACCTCTCTCCTCAACTCCTCTGCCCCTGAAGAGCTGCAGCCACATGGAAAGAGCCACAACCATTTCAGAGCAAGAACTTCAGCAGCTGGAAATTG AACTGTTTCTGAacagcctttcccagccttACTCTCTGGAAGAGCAAGAGCAAATGCTTTCATGCCTCAGCATTGACAGCCCCTTTGTGTCAGATGCCAGTGAGAAG AACTCCATGAAGGCTTCTCACAGCCTGAGGGACACCATGAGCTCTGGGATCCATtcctggagcagccaggcagacgggcagagctgcagctggaacaaCCTGCTGAGCCGCAGCCGGCACACGGACACCCCCAGCTACTTCAACG GAGTGAAAATCCAGATCCAGTTGCTAAGTGGAGAAAATTTGCACATCAGGGATTTCCACAGGACAAAGGTGGGAGACATTGCCACGGGGATAAGCAGCCAG ATCCCCGTGCCTGCCTTCAGCCTGGTGACCAAGGAGGGGCAGCCTGTGCACTACAACATGGAGGTGCCCGACTCTGGCATCGAGCTGCAGTGCACCCTGGCCCCCGACTGCAGCGTCAGCTGGGCCTGGCGCGTCAAGCACGGCCAGCTGGAGAACAGgccctga